TTTTTTGTACTGCATGGGTAGACTGTTTATTTGACCACAAATATCGGCTATTTTGTGAAACTATGGTTCAATGGTTTATATTTGAGCTTTTAAATTTATAACTTTGTGTTTTATTTGTAACAATTATGAACTATTCAATTCGCGAGGCTAAAGAGAGTGATATGTCGCAAGTCCTGACACTTGTTAAGGAACTGGCTGTTTTTGAAAAAGAATCCAATGCAGTAGAAGTAACTGTAGAGGATTTGAAAAATGATGGTTTTGGCAAAAAAAAACTTTTTCATTGCTTTGTTGGTGAAAATGAAGGGGATATCGTTGGTATGGCGTTGGTGTACCCAAGATATTCTACTTGGAAAGGGCCTGTTATTCATTTGGAAGACCTAATTGTTACCGAGAA
This genomic interval from Zobellia roscoffensis contains the following:
- a CDS encoding GNAT family N-acetyltransferase, whose amino-acid sequence is MNYSIREAKESDMSQVLTLVKELAVFEKESNAVEVTVEDLKNDGFGKKKLFHCFVGENEGDIVGMALVYPRYSTWKGPVIHLEDLIVTEKMRGSGLGSALLKEVVKYGNDLGVRRICWEVLDWNEPAITFYEKKGANVMRDWDVVQLDENGIKAFLDL